A stretch of Besnoitia besnoiti strain Bb-Ger1 chromosome V, whole genome shotgun sequence DNA encodes these proteins:
- a CDS encoding hypothetical protein (encoded by transcript BESB_061730) produces the protein MEAQASPRFILLGRILRPLVVSLFLLSYLFFFHGILYPIVDIKAGSFAIPGSGIVDQRMTMPETLQNLWADREILPVALIFTFSLFVPCLKLLLFCLAVVFAPPSLQKEAGEPAEAEKVSTVAGHPRDCEEELDAGGDEEVLRRRRRLRAASAAATGDTRRLWGGEREARATQATQDGVHTTASPPRCAAPSRACSRGVESEGLSRASSCADMSLGCPPEDAFFSLRPTSFSSQSEAERRGEAEARERRGWCLGGGD, from the exons atggaggcgcaggcgtctcccaGATTCATCCTTCTCGGGCGCATCCTCCGCCCGCTCGTCGTgtcgctcttcctcctctcctacctcttcttcttccacgGCATCCTATACCCCATAGTGGATATCAAAG CGGGGAGCTTCGCCATTCCGGGGTCAGGCATTGTAGACCAGCGCATGACGATGCCTGAGACGCTGCAGAACTTGTGGGCGGACAGGGAAATTCTCCCAGTCGCACTGATCTTCacgttctctctcttcgtgccCTGCCTCaagctcctcctcttctgcctggcggtcgtcttcgcgccgccctcgctgcagaaggaggcaggcgaacccgcggaggcagagaaggtGAGCACGGTCGCTGGTCACCCGCGCGACTGCGAGGAGGAACTGGAcgcgggcggagacgaagaagttcttaggcgacgcagacgcttgcgggcggcctcggcagcagcgacaggagACACCAGGCGCCTGTggggcggagagcgcgaggcacgcgcgacgcaggcgacgcaggacgGCGTGCACACGACGGCCTCTCCGCCCCGCTGCGCTGCACCgagtcgcgcatgcagcaggggCGTGGAGAGCGAAGGTCTCTCCCGCGCAAGCTCCTGTGCGGACATGTCCCTCGGCTGCCCCCCTGAGGACGCGTTTTTCTCCCTGCGTCCGACTTCTTTTTCGtcgcagagcgaggcggagaggaggggagaggcggaggcgcgggagcggcgcggctggtgtctgggggggggggactgA
- a CDS encoding hypothetical protein (encoded by transcript BESB_061750) has translation MEAERFFSHNCREELQGHVSCAKVFLEQHVKFGTPYAPGSTDGADPCKTARSLYMKCMQQRKKDGLDGDKVALSMAQFSGPPKPCEMELSMHGNCVGIQLERTQKLGEKYWTQGGEDKCLTTRANYEQCMYRSMRGDTDSGNERWESAELERNIGHLQVRLPNK, from the exons ATGGAGGCTGAACGCTTCTTCAGTCACAACTGCAGGGAGGAGCTACAGGGTCACGTAAGCTGCGCAAAGGTTTTTCTGGAGCAGCACGTTAAATTTGGCACACCCTACGCGCCTGGAAGCACAGATGGCGCTGATCCGTGTAAAACCGCGCGGTCCCTGTACATG AAATGCATGCaacagagaaagaaggacGGCCTGGACGGGGATAAAGTTGCACTGAGCATGGCCCAGTTTTCA GGGCCACCGAAACCCTGTGAAATGGAGCTGTCTATGCACGGAAATTGCGTGGGGATCCAGCTGGAGCGCACGCAAAAGCTCGGCGAGAAGTACTGGACTCAGGGCGGTGAGGACAAGTGCTTGACAACCCGCGCCAACTATGAG CAATGCATGTACCGCTCCATGCGTGGAGACACGGACTCCGGAAACGAGAGATGGGAGTCAGCTGAACTCGAAAGGAACATCGGCCACCTGCAAGTTCGGCTGCCCAACAAATAA
- a CDS encoding hypothetical protein (encoded by transcript BESB_061740): MGCLRFISKYQLVDVYVVIFMVVFLHFALLRATPLPSAFSFLAYCLLSIFATESLYFVFTAFPRDTASRSASPVPTASLPPPPQSPSSLASRLPPRPLQAPWTARASGYRPPAPTVPVAAAARAGETFGDRRGPPAKAPERAEEACRVGAVPAGELGDDRKSEGETEGTPVSALQPTVSGAPSGCCSHRRYRPFSAPVSAAPVGVARRQQAATSLHAGGFWASDDATSVELGDASPACLACSRPTTRLSVGCGSARPSCRPSCEPAKLGVGECFFRSFFLLFFTLIAGVSARLAWDLPLLHVSVSVGEEKEIGLDSKVLSFAQLVEESWCLGVALPAMVVLVFFPLVCAFVHLLAAALAMFLLLLLRLLVGPNTDATLAGGAEGDLEMRAARGPASRRSRGTRRSPLLRLCCRSQSLPLFLKSCISSLLAVVHLLTDWAMADVFAIGLLTAYFTFNAVHVLAASIPSVSAPSPAAASLLSAPPAASCLLPAGLSALLNSLADAFAPRSGFWASMVFGAAACQLHQLLPSRARVEKLLAAAEPAARTPRGGGRHPEVEAQHAQMFSLRAGGDSAVVSHVNAGPRASYSSSAPSVCVALPPPAAPTEREEAEGAATTGRLLPFRGGGLCRRRRQGQRCEARGLASFGEKRSQLSRLSTPLLGVHTPAAAPEHLRFFSSLSASTSAVFPRDMSAHSSFVAAAASGEELLCFFPARRQGEGPQSLGAADVRSASECDGGACVAQQGGLQTAQLEASVSEESVSATSFRRERSDGARKAPRGRRDDGAKPSRRGGVENAALGESPSAFSQDKDRVSEEKKDSSGASADSPVERPLCDCALPHEAHERDYGSASLFQSLDEVVGTVPLLAPPFLRTPSDDTRRLALVRDPLSGSRKPQVDENRLSTEKRRKPTHWRYLTLQVLTRLTAVVALLAALFLWPIEKPRILDLEIINDKVGKYYPVISRGVKPLIPATVGNCTATGPDLPPEPCAGHDILYHFRNFYYEATARWITGVNTTEIEYIRLSNRQAEPTALCGAREDAEERPARLRQGGWVTGGEDETWLTVDIGGRISELNLSLRIGQCMTPDAWKAPTCDTLWDNTTSCCGKNITFSAQLEARCTDTPPTYFSAFNVTDFHVSPLKVNESVLGLFNVTVANITKGVEREIKAQIQSFLSPENRFIPWDEDTKLSLQELANHLVAVNAPAGFHCRAPPNAQNPLSGTGEIRLGCANVNRIREEL; this comes from the exons ATGGGGTGTCTGCGCTTCATATCCAAGTACCAGCTGGTTGACGTCTACGTCGTCATTTTCATGGTCGTCTTCCTGCACTTTGCGCTCCTCCGGGccacgccgctgccctccgccttctccttcctcgcctaCTGCCTCCTCTCGATCTTCGCGACTGAGTCCCTCTACTTTGTCTTCACGGCATTCCCGCGAGACacagcgagccgcagcgcgtcaCCCGTGCCAacggcgtctctgccgcctcctcctcagtcgccgtcgtcgttggcctctcgtcttccgccgcgaccgctgcAGGCTCCCTGGACTGCCCGGGCGTCGGGGTatcgcccgccggcgccgacagTTCcagtggcggccgcggcgcgagctgggGAGACTttcggcgaccgccgcgggccgccagcgaaggcgccagaGCGAGCCGAGGAGGCGTGCCGAGTGGGAGCCGTTCCCGCGGGCGAGCTAGGAGACGACCGCAAGAGCGAgggggagacagaggggacGCCTGTCTCGGCGCTTCAACCGACGGTCTCCGGAGCGCCGTCGGGGTGCTGCAGCCACAGGCGCTATCGGCCGTTCTCTGCTCCagtttccgccgcgccggtgGGCGTCGCTCGTCggcagcaggccgcgacgTCGCTGCATGCCGGCGGATTCTGGGCGAGTGACGACGCGACTTCCGTAGAGTTAGGAGACGCGTCTCCAGCGTGTCTCGCATGTTCGCGCCCCACCACGCGCCTGTCGGTGGGCTGCGGttctgcgcggccttcctgccGCCCCAGCTGCGAGCCGGCGAagctcggcgtcggcgaatGCTTTTTTCGGTCGTTCTTCCTGCTTTTTTTCACGTTAATTGCTGGCGTCAGCGCCCGGCTCGCGTGGgatctgccgctgctgcatgtgtcggtctccgtcggcgaagaaaaggaaatCGGCCTCGATAGCAAGGTGCTGTCGTTCGCGCAGCTCGTTGAGGAATCCTGGTGTCTGGGCGTTGCTCTCCCGGCGAtggtcgtcctcgtcttcttccctctcgtctgcgcgtttgttcacctcctcgccgcggccctgGCGATgttccttctgcttctcttgcGGCTCCTCGTCGGACCCAACACGGACGCAactctcgccggcggcgcagagggagacctGGAgatgcgggcggcgcgaggaccGGCATCCCGAAGAAGCCgagggacgcggcgctcgccgctcttGCGGCTGTGCTGCCGATCCCAGTCGCTGCCTCTGTTTTTGAAAAGCTGcatctcctctctcctcgcggtcgTTCACCTGCTGACCGACTGGGCGATGGCAGACGTCTTCGCAATTGGGCTCCTGACTGCGTACTTCACGTTCAACGCCGTCCACGTCCTCGCGGCCAGCattccctctgtctctgcgccgtcgcccgcggccgcgagcctcttgtctgcgcctccagccgcctcctgtctccttcccgcgggcctctcggCTCTGTTGAACTCACTCGCAGACGCGTTTGCGCCGCGATCCGGATTCTGGGCCTCCATggtcttcggcgccgcggcctgccagCTGCATCAGCTCCTGCCCTCCCGCGCACGCGTCGAAAagctcctcgccgcagcggagcccgccgcgcgaacgccgcgaggaggTGGCCGGCATCCTGaagtggaggcgcagcatGCTCAGATGTTTTCGCTGAGGGCGGGGGGAGACTCCGCGGTCGTGTCCCACGTCAACGCAGGCCCCCGTGCCTCCtattcctcctctgcgccctcagtctgcgtcgcgctgcctccccccgccgccccgacagagcgcgaggaagcggaaggcgcagcgactACAGGCCGACTGCTCCCAttccgcggcggagggctgtgcaggcgaagaaggcagggACAAAGGTGCGAAGCGCGCGGTCTCGCCTCATTCGGGGAAAAGCGGTCGCAGCTCTCGCGGCTTTCGACACCGCTGCTGGGGGTACAtacgcctgcggctgcgccggagCACCTGCGGTTCTTCAGCTCCCTCTCTGCATCCACCTCCGCCGTTTTTCCGCGCGACATGTCGGCGCATTCTTCCTTcgtggcggctgctgccagcggcgaggagctgctttgtttttttccagcgcggcgacaaggcgaaggcccgcAGAGCCTCGGTGCAGCGGACGTCCGGTCTGCGAGCGAATGCGACGGCGGTGCATGCGTCGCGCAACAGGGGGGGCTGCAGACAGCTCAGCTGGAGGCGAGCGTTTCAGAGGAGAGTGTTTCGGCTACGTCTTTTAGGAGAGAACGCAGCGATGGTGCAcgcaaggcgccgcgcggcagacgagacgACGGGGCCAAACCCAGCAGGAGGGGAGGCGTTGAAAACGCCGCTCTGGGAGAGAGTCCCTCCGCTTTCTCCCAGGACAAGGATCGCGTCtctgaagagaagaaagacagctCAGGAGCCTCTGCTGATTCCCCAGTTGAGCGGCCTCTCTGTGACTGCGCATTGCCTCATGAGGCGCACGAGAGGGACTACGGAAGCGCGTCTCTTTTCCAGTCGCTTGACGAGGTGGTGGGGACTGTGCCGCTGCTCGCTCCGCCTTTTCTGAGGACTCCATCCGACGACACAAGACGGCTGGCGCTCGTCAGAGATCCGCTGAGTGGCTCGCGGAAGCCACAGGTGGATGAAAACCGGCTGtcgacagagaagagaaggaaaccCACTCATTGGCGGTATCTCACTTTGCAGGTCCTCACGCGCTTGACGGCGGTGGTCGCTCTCTTGGCTGCGCTGTTTCTGTGGCCCATTGAGAAACCCAGGATCCTCGACCTCGAAATTATC AACGACAAAGTGGGCAAGTACTACCCAGTCATCTCCCGAGGGGTGAAGCCCCTCATTCCCGCGACGGTAGGAAACTGCACGGCGACGGGGCCAGATCTCCCACCAGAGCCTTGCGCCGGACACGACATCCTGTACCACTTTCGAAATTTTTACTACGAAGCCACGGCGCGATGGATCACGGGCGTCAACACAACTGAGATAGAGTATATTCGGCTGAGCAACCGGCAAGCGGAACCGACAGCGCTTTGCGGGGCCCGGGAAGACGCTGAAGAGAGGCCTGCACGGCTGCGACAAGGAGGCTGGGTTACCGGCGGTGAAGACGAAACCTG GCTGACTGTCGACATCGGCGGCCGCATATCGGAGTTGAATTTGTCTCTACGGATCGGTCAGTGCATGACGCCTGATGCGTGGAAGGCGCCGACGTGCGACACGCTGTGGGACAACACAACGAGTTGCTGCGGAAAGAATATCACGTTTTCagcgcagctggaggcgcggtgtacagacaccccGCCGACGTATTTTTCGGCGTTCAACGTCACGGACTTTCACGTCTCTCCGCTCAAAGTCAACGAATCGGTGCTTGGCCTGTTCAACGTGACGGTAGCCAATATCACGAAAGGTGTCGAGCGCGAAATCAAGGCTCAGATCCAGTCCTTTCTCTCGCCGGAGAACCGCTTCATTCCCTGGGACGAAGACACAAAGCTGTCCCTCCAAGAGCTCGCCAATCACCTCGTCGCGGTCAACGCACCCGCCGGCTTCCACTGCCGGGCTCCGCCCAACGCGCAGAATCCACTTTCAGGAACGGGGGAGATACGTCTGGGGTGCGCAAACGTAAACCGAATTCGCGAAGAACTTTGA